The Loxodonta africana isolate mLoxAfr1 chromosome 12, mLoxAfr1.hap2, whole genome shotgun sequence genome segment gctgtcattattagcCAACTACAATGATGCTTCGAATAACGTGGTTCCCCCTGTATGTGcaggtgtttttatagttgctgattttgtcaaattttctggtgttttagctataatattgtggtaattagtacgAGAGGGTGACGCCAACCCTCGTGACGCCACTGTCAGATCCCAGGTCCAACTCCAGGGTCCTCACTTAGGCTTATGGGCTATAAACAAGTCATATCTATCCATATTGCGTATGTGGCTGCACACGGCGTACACACAAATATGCACAAAGAGACACACATGTGCCATGCCCCCGTCTTGCCCCCACACTTAATCAAGTAGATGTAGGCTGAGACACGTAGATAGAGATCCCCAACTGATACTGCATGGATCTCagatttggttatttttttaGGGGAAAATAGAGAAATGACTTAAAATGAGCCTTCTAAGTGGAAAGGAATCTGCATCTTTAGTTTACTATTAAAGCCCTGCTCAGAAGCACCAAAGGACACAAGCCCACGCAGACACCCAGCCTCAAAGGGCAGGCAGGTTCCTGACCAGCTCcgctactatgttgttgttgtgtgccgttcaATACATTTtgtctcacagcaaccctacaggacagcgcagaactgtcccatagggtttcctaagctgtaatctttacaggagcagcttgccaggtctcttctccctcgAAGCGGCTGGCAGGTTCAGatcaccaaccatttggttagcagcctagcgctttaaccactgcaccaccaggcttcttCTACTATCTACTGATGCCAAAATGAAGGTGGAAAGAATTCCTGCGGGCACACCTTTGCCCTAACTGCAGCCTGTTACTGAACTAGAGGCCAGAGGCACACTCAGCTAATCACCGAGGCATGGGATGCGGGGGAGGGGCACTGGCACCAACTTGGGAATCCCTGAGCCCAGGCACCCTGAAGGCAACGGAAGTGCTGAGGGAGAGGAGCAGGTAATGGGTACACATTGACCCTTCTGGTCTGAGGCTCTGGGTAGCACTTCCAAACGTGGGAAGAGACTGGGCCTTGTGTCACACCCAAACAGCCCCAACCCAGCTCTAAACTGTTCTCAGAGCTTAAAATTCTTTCAACTCTAAGTTCTAAGACTTGGATTCTAATGATAACATTTCAGGCTCAGGATATGGAAGGAGTGGTCTGTTTTTTAATCATGCATTAGTAAACCCACAAGTCTGCTTCTCAGAGTCCCCTTTCCATCTGGTTCCCAAAAAAAGGAGCCTTGAGGGAGCTCAGGCTCTTGGTGGGAAAGAACTTGGGTCTTTCGGAGAGGCCTGAGCCTAAGGAACTGGTCCTTAAGTAGGCAGTGACCACTGCCCACCCCAGTGAAGGGAGAGGAGCAGCAGGCAGAAGGGCCAGGCCCCTGCAGCCTGCCTCTAGGGAGAGGGCAGGGACTGAGCGCATGGAAATCACGTGAGCTCCTCGCCATTCAGCAGACACTATGGAGGCCCTGCTAAATGTCCAGCGGGGGACCCAGAGATAGCCAAGGTGAGGTCCCTGTCCCCTGAGGATCTCAAACTCATGGGAAGAGGGACACACAGAGCAGCAGTCCAGCAAAGAGCTGAAACACCACACAGAGTCTTAATGTCCCAGACTGCAGGCCTTCCTGAGGGACCCTTGACAAGTGATTTATGGCTTGTCCGTCTTCCTTGCAGGCTTTTCAATGAACCAATGACAGTCATGTGTGTGGAAGTGAGTAAAATATCCATGAGAAACTGAGGGACTTTCTGTCAGTTGGACTTTGGAGGGGGGAGGCTCAGAAATTATCCACACATGGATTTCACACAGATCCACACGGAACACGACACGTGTGAATGCGTAAACACAGGCCCTATTTTACACCCTCTGCAGAGGCCACATCACATACTACCTTCTCCTTTCAAAGCCCCATCCCCCTGAGAGGCCTGGCTCCCATATCGCCTCTGCtctgaagccttccctgattacCACTGTGGGGTAAGAAATAGATCATCTCCTCCCCATTCCTGAGTCTGAAAGTCCGCCAATAGAGTAAGAGCCATAGAATTTTAAAAGTTGGAATGGACTTTTAAGCTCTAGTCCAACTCCCGCCCCACAGAGGAATCCTGTCTGCAGACACCCTGACAGATGGCCACCCAGCGTCTTCTCCTATGCTTCTCCAATACCCACAGGTCAGCCCTTTCCCTGTGGACCAATCATTCCTTGAGTCTAGAAAGAATTCACCTTTTCTAGGGTCACTTGCCTATTGAAGGCACATACCCCTGAGAGGGGTAACAAGGAAAGCTTTTGTCAGCCTACACCAGGGGCTGCTAATTTGATGAATCGCTGAAGACAAACTCTGAGGACCTGGACAAGGGGCTGGAGAGGCAGCCAGGGCCCAGTGAAGGGAGGCAGGCAGGTGCCAGCCCCACTGTGTAAGTTCCCCTGGGGCCCCCTCCCTGGATGCagagcatgcacacacacgcacacagccaCACTTTCACAGACTGTCAAACATCTCAACCACGGCCTCAATGGAAGGAACCCGGAGGTAGAATGGACCATTGCAGACACACTTGTGCCAGAAACCCCACAAGAACTCCCACAACCCAAGCCTCCAAATGTAGGACTGTGGGAGGTTCTACAAGTAGAGGGCCCCTGACAACGGCGGTGACAGTCCTGAGGGTCACCTCACAGCTGGGCTCCCCAAATCCCACAGGCCAGTTCTAAGGCCCCAGCAACGCCTAAGAGAAAAGCTCCCCTGGCTGCAGCTGTCACATCTGCCGGGATGGAAGAGGCACAGCGGAGCAGCACCTGATCCCAGGATCCCATCGCGGCCCGCCAACCCAGGAGGCCGTTTCTGCCGCTGGCAGCCCTGGGTGAAACATGAAGACGGAACAGTCCCCCAGGGATGCTGATGGCAGCCTCTGGGCACGGCCGCGAGGGGCAAGCTGGGTCACAGGGCCGACAGTGCTTCACCCGCAGGCTCCTGTCCCCGCTGGTTTGGGAGGGGTCGAGTTCTGCGGCTCTGGGTCTCTGGCCCTTCCTCCCCCGCCTGaggcggacaggagctgcccagctGGGTGCAAGACGCCATCTTGGGTCAAGGTGCAGCCACTGGGGGCTCCCCACGGGATCCAGGAGAGAGATCCCCTGAGGACCAGCGggcccccactccccacccagAGCGTCAAGACCTACTCAACTGGTCTTGCAGCGGAGAGGGGAAAGCACGGAGGCGAAGGAGCCAAAGGGGGGGAAATTAACAGAAGAAcggagggaagggagagagtgCCCCCAAGAAGGGAAGCTCCAGGAAAGCGAAGCGTAGTTTGGCAGCCCGAGGGCCGCGGGCCCCAGCGACAAGGGGCTGGGGGAGGCCGGGGGCGGGCCCTGGACCCGCGCCAGCTCGGCCCGCGCCGAGTGGGAGGAGGGCACGGCGGCCTGGGGGAGGGGAGCGGGGTGAAGGCGGGACACGGACCGCGGCCGCCTCCGGCTCCGAAGCTCGGGGTCTCCCGGGGTGCGCGGACACGGGGCCGAAGACCCCGATACGCAGCCTCGTCGAGGCCTCGTCCTTCACTGTGCAGATGCGAAGCTTTCAAGGACACGTCTGCACCGGCCCAGCGGGGGTGCGTGTGCGTGAGTGTGTCCGCGTGCCTGTGAGTGTGTGCGGTGGGGGGCACTGCTGCAGGGGGCGTCCCGGGAACCCCCACCCGCGCCGCTCCCAGCCCCACCGCTCCTACCCCCGCGTTTTCCGGCCCCTGCGGCCCCCGCCCGGGATCCtcgcccgcccccgccccgcccccacaCTGCGGCGCCGCCGCCACCGCGCCCGGGCTCCCACGGCCCGCGGCGGGGGCAGGGAGGAGCCAGGCACAACGCCCCCCCCCCCGCTGTCCGGTCCTCCGCAGGGAGGTGTGCCCCCCAGCTGGGCACTCTCCCCACCCTTGCCGCCCCTCCCAGATCCGCTGACGCCCCGCACCCCCAGCCACAGGTGGCCGAAAGAGGATCGCAGCGTAGCGCTCCCCGTCCCGGCCCCCGCTCGCCCCCCGTCCCGCCCCCGGGGGCCTCCTGGGTCCCCCGCCCCGCCGGGCCAAGGAGGGCGGGGAGccggggggaggggcggggggcCGGGTCGTGCCAGGCTGCCATTTTCTGCCGCCGCCGCGGAGCCTGCGCGGGGCCCGActcccgcccccctcccccgctccCTGCGGGCCGCGGCGGAGGCCGATGATTCCGGGTCCGGGTCCGCGCCCTCCAGCAGCCCGCCCGCAAGCCCCAGGCGGCGCCCCGGGGCTGGGGCACAGCCCGGAAGACGGGGGCGGCCAGGCCGGGCCCCTGCGGCAGCGCCGAGCTGGGCACCGCAGCTGAGGCCGGCTGTGGAGGGGCCCCCGGCGGCATTGTATAGACTTGAACTTGAGCCTGGagccgggcgggggcggggagggggctcCGCGCCGGGAGCAGGCGGGACGGGAGGGGGCGCTTGCCGAGCCCGCGGGGACATAAACAAACCCTGAAATCCCCCGCGCCGCCCCGGCCTGTCGGTCCCGCCGTCCCCGCCCGCTCAGTCCTGGCTCCACGGGCGCCGGGCACCGAGTTGCAGGGGTCCAGGAGCGTGTCCCAAGCCGGGCACTGCCCGCCGCCGTGCCCCCCGCCCGGCCTCCcttggctccctccctccccgcctgcCTCCGGGCTGGCCTCCCAGGCCGCCAGGAGCGGCGCTCATTACCGTGTGGCCGGTCGGGTCGGGCCGGCCGGGCTGCGCGCCCTGGTGCCGCGGCGCCGCGTCCCGGCTCGTCCTCTGctctcgccgccgccgccgccgccgcccgcgcgccctccctccctcccggccCGCCTGCCTGCCTCGctcgctccctccctccgctCGCTGTCGCGCTCCCTCTCTCCGCCTCCTCCGCCGGGTCCCCCCCTCCCGCCCCTTCTCTCcgccttcctccttccctccctccggCCGCCCGCGGGCCCAGGCCTCCGCCCGCCGCTCGCCCCCCGCGGCCGCGCTGGCCCCGGCCCCGGCGCTGCCTAGCCGGCCCGGGAGGCAGCGCCTACTGGGGGGCCCCGGGGCGCCGCGGCGGGAGCGGCCTGGGCGCGCGGCCGGTCCTAGCGCCCTCGGCTCGGCTCCCGGCCTCTGCGGCTCGCCGGGGCACCCGCACGCTGGGAGAAGGAGGGCCGAACGCCCCGATCCCGCAGCTGCCGGACCCTACGCCGGGCCTGAGCACCGCACCTCGGCCGAGCTCCCGGCCACTCCGCGCTCCTCGGGTAGGAGCCGAGCCCGGGGCCCTGCAGCAGCCCTCCCCCCGCGGGGCGCCCTGCTACCTGGCGCTGCCTCTGCGCTGGGTCCCCGCATCCAGCACTGGCCGCAGGGACAGCAGTCCCTCCTCTCCCCCGGCCGGTGTCAAGTGCCTCCCCCCGCTGCCCGCGGAGCCCCCGGCGGCCTTCGCCCTGCAGTTCTCCCGACCTCCACCAGAGCCCACTGCACT includes the following:
- the LOC135232916 gene encoding basic proline-rich protein-like, which gives rise to MKTEQSPRDADGSLWARPRGASWVTGPTVLHPQAPVPAGLGGVEFCGSGSLALPPPPEADRSCPAGCKTPSWVKVQPLGAPHGIQERDPLRTSGPPLPTQSVKTYSTGLAAERGKHGGEGAKGGEINRRTEGRERVPPRREAPGKRSVVWQPEGRGPQRQGAGGGRGRALDPRQLGPRRVGGGHGGLGEGSGVKAGHGPRPPPAPKLGVSRGARTRGRRPRYAASSRPRPSLCRCEAFKDTSAPAQRGGRPGNPHPRRSQPHRSYPRVFRPLRPPPGILARPRPAPTLRRRRHRARAPTARGGGREEPGTTPPPPLSGPPQGGVPPSWALSPPLPPLPDPLTPRTPSHRWPKEDRSVALPVPAPARPPSRPRGPPGSPAPPGQGGRGAGGRGGGPGRARLPFSAAAAEPARGPTPAPLPRSLRAAAEADDSGSGSAPSSSPPASPRRRPGAGAQPGRRGRPGRAPAAAPSWAPQLRPAVEGPPAAFPGSTGAGHRVAGVQERVPSRALPAAVPPARPPLAPSLPACLRAGLPGRQERRSLPCGRSGRAGRAARPGAAAPRPGSSSALAAAAAAARAPSLPPGPPACLARSLPPLAVALPLSASSAGSPPPAPSLRLPPSLPPAARGPRPPPAARPPRPRWPRPRRCLAGPGGSAYWGAPGRRGGSGLGARPVLAPSARLPASAARRGTRTLGEGGPNAPIPQLPDPTPGLSTAPRPSSRPLRAPRVGAEPGALQQPSPRGAPCYLALPLRWVPASSTGRRDSSPSSPPAGVKCLPPLPAEPPAAFALQFSRPPPEPTALCRPQHWGWGQQRRPIRASTPTPPATPARCRGGVEPSPLSRAKVGAPAHPGLLGVRAPPQHGPL